The sequence TTCATCATTGCTAGAGACTTACTGCCAGGATCCCAAAGTGGAGGAAAACTTCCCTGCAAAGTGTACTTCAATTTTGCAAATGAATCTATAtaagattaaaaatttaaagatttaaagtgATAACAAAGTCAAAGCAGTAAAATGTTTATGGATAAAAGTCACGAAACTTGAGGGaaggtggtggggcacgcctttaatcccagcactccggaggcagagccaggtggaactgaattcaaggccagcctggtctacagagagagatccaagacaggcaccaagagaaaccttgtctcgaaaaaacaaaacaaaacaaacaaacaaacaaaaaaatactttcCAAAGTTCCCTTTTaagctaccaaataaataaagtaaCATTCCTATGAAGAGATATATCAATACAAAAAATTCAGAGGCAAAGATGAAGCAACATACATTTGTCTCTTGTCTCTCTAGCAAACTATTGAAATACCTTTGTTACTCAAGTTCAAAAATATACTCTCTccttgttatgcccagatcgagGGGACACCCAAAAGATcaccacagagaccgaatccagcatgaaaaagcaaagagcctttatttcaagctccagagcttggtccctctgtctgtctgtctgacacaatGGTGAAagcagagccctgagctcaggtggggcagagtttttatcatagcagaggttggggtgaggggatttccagggtccagaacCCTGATTgcctgacaattgtctaggggtatctgtaaaacaaaatagtacctgacatcccaaacattccaaccattagttAAAGTGGCCAGATGTCCCAGAGTCTggtcaccttatctaatggttggaatgtttgggatgtcaggtacttccccacccctgggtggatccctgggtggtgtcagcttaaggcttttcgaggatctgggtgttgcctgccagtaagcctgtcacagaagctgtttctaggcccctaagcctgttatggctgctgtgtgggcaagctattttggggccccttcacatCCTACCAATTAGTCACGgatatattattttctatttgttgaaAACATGTTGACAACCTAAGGTGTTTAATTTGCAACATACTCAAGCTGGTCACTTAACATCTCTCCAGAATGAGGTCTTTAGATGGGGGTACAGGACACTTTGAGTCTTTGCTTAAACTTTAGCAAGGCACCACATTCAGAAATACTGCTCTGTTGCTTAGAATTTCTCCCCCACATTGCAGAcgagaaaaaaaatgtagctaaATGGAACATACAGCTAATTTTAAGAGTCATCTAAATTGTGGACGAAGGAAAATTCTAACCCTGTGGAATTAATGGCAGCTCGGCAGGATGGCACAAGCATCCTAACGCATGCTATCCCAGCGCTGAGCCTCAGTAAGAGCTGCTTTCAGTTGGAGGTCAGTCTGGACTGTGACCAGTCCTTAAAAATAAGTAATCGAAAAAATCATCTTTTAGAGGGGCAAGATGTTAAAAGGCAAATAAAACACAGGCATCAAAATGAAGCTAGCAATTTCATTGTAGGAACTTCATAGAAAAATATGGCGACAAAAACAAGTATGGCTACTTTGCTCTGTCTAGATCAGATACACAAATTGGCAGAAAACTGCAAACTGCCAGCACAGTGTTTACACTAGAAACCAATTCTGACTCAAATTAAGCCTGTGGGGTGCCTTAACTCATTGTAACTTAACTTCTTCGATAACATTCAGGCATTTCACACAAATTAAGCCTGCAGTGAATGAGCAAGAAACCACCTTCCCAAAATTTATACTGCTAAAGAAAACGTGACTTGAATGTTTCTTAAAGAGTATTTACTTATTTCTGACTGCCCAGCTGCGATGCCTGAAACAGTTGACAAAGGATGATTAATGTTGGCAACAATCTAACCTTAAAAGTGAAAACGATACACAATCTTTAACGCTTAAATCCCaccaaatgttaaataaatacgGTAAAAATCCTGTTTGGGATGTCACACCAATTACATTAATAAACCTTTAAAGCAACAAAAGGACTGTTATCCAGGAACTTCACTATCTGTGTGCTACCAATGCAAGAACCAAGCAAATGCTCCCTAAGTGTAAAtgagccggatggtggtggcccacgcctttgatcctggtactcaggaagcaggcgcaggtggatctatgagttggaggccagcctggtctacagactccCACTAGTCAAGGCTGTTACACATtttaaaccctgtcttgaaaaaacaccAAAAAGTGTCAATGACTTGAAATACACAGCCTTGGTATAGACACGGGGTGCTTGGGATCTGGCACTGGAAGAGATGCCCGTGCTGGGTTGTAGCAGCTACAGCGCCTGTACACGAACAGGAAATAAGTCTCTGGCGGCGATTGCGCTTCTAGCGGTCCTTCAAAGATTTGGTCATCGCCTTCATAGAGAAATCCCGGTCGGGCTCGGACTTCACGGGCAAAACTGCAGAACAAATGGAAAGGTTTAAACGTAGGGTGTAGGCTGCAATTGTAAGTTGTGGCAATGAGTAACGTGGACCCTCAGACGTCACCAACCAACTGTCCAATCAAGGTAAGGCTAGGACAAAACCATGAAAGCATTGGGCTAGGGGATTGGATTATGTGCAACCAATGGATTCGCTCCCTTTTCGCGCCCTGCGTTAACTTCTACGGTGGGAAAGGCTCAGGGTAGGCTAAGTGGACTCACCGTGTCTTCTCAGCATGGATGGTAGTGCGCGCGCAGAGGTCTAGACGAGCTGGAAGCGGGAGACCGGGGAACTTGAGCCAccggggatggggggtggggaatcCAGATTGGGAAGGAGGGTAAGGTTCAAAAAGGGTTAGCGCCCGTGTCCTGGGTAACATGGAGACTATGCTACATTATCAGGGACAGTAGAATTTCTATTTCAAGCATTGATTAAACTCGGCCAGCCTTACCTTTCAGAGGAGCCCGCATGGCTGTGTTCGGTTGGTTGGCCAAAGGGGAACACAGGAGGGACCTTTTGAAATGATTAGGTCAGTGTGTACAGCTACATTCACGGAGCTCTTTGGGTGGCTCTGAAAAGAGCCTTTGGGGCTTCGTTGCGGTCAGAAGCAAACCTACTTCTTTTTGGAAACAGCCTTCTTGGCCTTAGCAGCTTTAGGCTTAGCCGTCTTAGGCTTGGCAACCTTAGGCTTGGCTGCCTTGGGCTTCACAGCCTTGGGCTTTGCCGGGCTCTTAGCTGCCTTTTTAGGCTTGGCTGCAGCCTTAGCCTTCTTGGGGCTCTTGGCCACTTTCTTTACACCAGCCGCCGCAGGCTTCTTTGCTTTCTTCGGAGTTTTCTTCACGGTCTTCTTTGCCCCCGCAGCCTTCTTAGGCTTTTTCGGGGTGGAACCTGCAGGCTTCTTAGCCTTGGCCGCGCCTGCCTTCTTGGCTTTGGGCTTGGCCTCGCCGGAAGCCGCCTTCTTGTTGAGCTTGAAGGAGCCGGAGGCGCCGGTGCCCTTGGTCTGCACCAGGGTGCCCTTGCTCACCAGGCTCTTGAGCCCCAGCTTGATGCGGCTGTTGTTCTTCTCCACATCGTAGCCACCAGCAGCCAAAGCCTTCTTGAGCGCGGCCAGGGACACGCCGCTGCGCTCCTTGGAGGCTGACACAGCCTTGGTGATAAGCTCGGACACCGGGGGTCCGGACGCCTTGCGCTTTGCGGCGCCAGCCTTCTTTGCGGTCTTCTTCTTGGCGGGAGACTTCTCAACGGGAGCCGGAGCAGCAGTCTCGGCGGGAGCAGTTTCGGACATGGCCAGAATATAAGCTGCTAGAAAAGTAAAGAGAAGCTAACTCAAAGAGCAAATTTTGCAATGCTCCTTTGCTCAGGCCCCGGGTTTATATAAGCCAGAGCTGGGCTGTGATTGGTGGAGCGTCCAATCCACCGCCCTCTGGCCACGGCGACTCAAGGTTAGAATCCCAAACTGTGTTTGTTAGTCCCCAAATTTTTACTTACTGCTGAAAATAATGGCACAGAAATTGACAGTTTGGAGTTCCAAAGAAGAAGAGCCTTCGGTttcacatgtctgtgtgtgcttttttgAATCGCATTCAATTGACCaaagatatttataaaaatcCCACCAGTGTTTACGAAGAATCCAGCAAGCAGAGGGCATCCTGATATTTACTTGCATGTTTCCATAAACTTATACGAATTATGCAATGAACATTACTTAAAAGGATTTGTACCCAAGTCCCGCCTTTAATTTTTATAAGAGTAAAATTAACAATGTTTTTGGTTTGGGCACAAACTTTGTTTCTGACTGTAGCAAATAACACAGGTAAGAGTGTCCGGTTGGCTCCAGGCTGAAATTAACCATTTcagatatttctttttaaaatggctCAGGCTCCTAGTATTTTCCAGACGTTGCTATCTATAACGGAGAATGCAATTTTTCCATTGTGTAGGTTTCTTCTTTGAAGTAGGAAGAGTAGAAACCATTGACTTCAGGAGCTGTTGAAATGGCAGtgaagagcatttactgctcttgcacaTCTGCGTTTCTTTCCCAGAACCACAGGGCAGCTTGCAAATgtctgtatgtaactccagtctcagggactCTTGGGCTTTTTTCTAGATTCTCCCGATCTCGGGCATGTaagtggtgcacatatatacaagtaGGCAAAACCTCAttcaaataaagatttttaaagtaactcaaatatttaaaaagaaatcactaACTTCAGAGGCTAATCAACTTAATTCTAAGTCAAAATAAGTTAAATATGTCTCTGGTTGATGGGCTTTTGTCACATTTCCTAGTCATATTTGAAGATCAAAAATACTAAAGATAATTTACATTAGAAAACTGCtaaaacattcagaaaattaTTAGGGTGACGCTATGGCCCTCAAATGTGGTTGGTTGAGATGACCAGTGAGCATTTCAAAACATTTAGCAAGCAGCAAAATTAGGCATGCTCTTAAGTAAATAGTGAAAGCCAATACACGTATTTTTTGCATGTTGAGATGCCAAGCAGgtgaatattttagaatattattaaggAGCCAAAAGAGTTTCAAAGATCTGAGAAAACTAAAACAAGGTAAAAAGAAGGAGCGTGGTGAAGTTTGCTGTAGGGGAAAAAGAAGTTTGCTATGGTGAGAGCTGAGACTTCCCAAGGTGGGGAAAGATGCACAGAACTCTGCATTAGTAAAGGACATCACCATATTGATTCATATGTAAAATAAGTCACAAAGGATGCAGTTTGACTTTACAATTAAAATGCAGTTTCATTTGACAATGACAATCAGGATGCAGGTTTACTGGGTGGGGCACGCCCATGATCCTACCAATTACCAAGACTAGAGTAGAGGCAAGACTAGCAGGACAAGGTCATTCATGGCTACGTATCCAGGTGCACAATGAGCTACTTGAAACCTTACCTCAAAaagtacaaagaaataaaaaaaactgtcttAGCAATACAGACCAAGACAAGGACCTAGACTAGAGGCTAACACACGTTTGCTACTGGTGATCTAGAAATGGTATACAAAATAGCCAAACCCATATAGTAAACTGTGACTCCCAACATAGGAAATTTTTAAACCATATAAAACATGGTTAAAAGACATGTCAAAGATGTAACTTAGAAAACTTAAGACTATTGCTCGCCTACCACAGGctaattaaacacacacaaaaaagactaTTTTGAGGGGGTTCAGGATTGCCAAAATCCACCTACACAGTGAAGccttgccttaaaaaacaaaaaccagtgatGTAACCAAGCAATCTCCACTATTCACACAAGTTCCACTGAGGGAACACTCCACTGCACCAAATGGGAAGGAGAGCAGGTACTTGAACTACTAATAAAGTCCTGGGGTATTAAGTGTATGCTATGAAGTTTCAATACTTTTACATCCCAAAGTTGAGACCGGAAAAACATATGCCTATAATTTAAATGCTGGTGTCAGATCTGAAATAATGTACAAAGGACTTCTCTATACAATACAAAGGGCCGGTTATTTATAAATCAAGCTGAAAAGAACTAAGTGCTTTACTACACTAAAAACTCTAATAGGCAAATGCAAACTGATTGAGGGGCTAAATTTTTAGAATAGTTTCTTAGATATGGAAATATAAATTTGGAAACCAAGGGAACAGCTTGCTTTTGGTGACAAAGGAGGGGCTCTTAAAAGAGCCTTTTGCAGAATAGACGCCTGTGGACATTATGCCCTCTCCCCGCGGATGCGGCGGGCCAGCTGGATGTCCTTGGGCATGATGGTCACCCGCTTGGCGTGGATGGCGCACAGGTTGGTGTCCTCGAACAGACCCACCAGGTAGGCCTCGCAGGCCTCCTGCAGCGCCATCACGGCAGAGCTCTGGAAGCGCAGGTCGGTCTTGAAGTCCTGCGCGATCTCGCGCACCAGGCGCTGGAACGGCAGCTTGCGGATCAGCAGCTCGGTCGACTTCTGGTAGCGCCGGATCTCGCGCAGCGCCACGGTGCCGGGCCGGTAGCGGTGCGGCTTCTTCACGCCGCCGGTGGCCGGGGCGCTCTTGCGGGCGGCCTTGGTGGCCAGCTGCTTGCGCGGGGCCTTGCCGCCGGTGGACTTGCGAGCGGTCTGCTTGGTGCGAGCCATTTCAGACACAGAACCGGGAACTTCTGTGGACAATGCTGGGGCAAAGCTTACATTTATATAACGACCCTCCCTGCTGGATTGGACAGTAAATTGCTGACATCATAGATCCAGACATGGGATTGGTCCGCGTTTAAAC is a genomic window of Peromyscus maniculatus bairdii isolate BWxNUB_F1_BW_parent chromosome 5, HU_Pman_BW_mat_3.1, whole genome shotgun sequence containing:
- the LOC143273416 gene encoding histone H3.1 encodes the protein MARTKQTARKSTGGKAPRKQLATKAARKSAPATGGVKKPHRYRPGTVALREIRRYQKSTELLIRKLPFQRLVREIAQDFKTDLRFQSSAVMALQEACEAYLVGLFEDTNLCAIHAKRVTIMPKDIQLARRIRGERA
- the H1-5 gene encoding histone H1.5 — translated: MSETAPAETAAPAPVEKSPAKKKTAKKAGAAKRKASGPPVSELITKAVSASKERSGVSLAALKKALAAGGYDVEKNNSRIKLGLKSLVSKGTLVQTKGTGASGSFKLNKKAASGEAKPKAKKAGAAKAKKPAGSTPKKPKKAAGAKKTVKKTPKKAKKPAAAGVKKVAKSPKKAKAAAKPKKAAKSPAKPKAVKPKAAKPKVAKPKTAKPKAAKAKKAVSKKK